A DNA window from Barnesiella intestinihominis YIT 11860 contains the following coding sequences:
- a CDS encoding ATP-dependent helicase produces the protein MEQDFLNSLNDQQREAVLYTDGPELVIAGAGSGKTRVLTYKIAHLLQMGYPPYRLLALTFTNKAANEMKERIAALVGTETAQRLWAGTFHSIFSRILRANADRIGYRHDFTIYDASDSLSLIKSIIRELQLDDKTYKPTTVQAIISHAKNALIEPQAYARNRELIEMDTRSKRPLIHEIYRIYRQRCSVSGAMDFDDLLLNTNILFRDHPDVLQHYRDLFAYILVDEYQDTNFAQHLIVSQLGKDHNHICVVGDDAQSIYSFRGANIHNILGLSKEFPGLKIFKLERNYRSTQNIVNAANSLIAKNKEQIPKQVFSEKEQGNKVQVISAYSDFEEGFIVSNRIAEMRITTHCDYNDFAVLYRTNAQSRVLEEALRKRNIPYRIYGGMSFYQRKEIKDAIAYFRLTINPDDEEALKRVINYPARGIGNTTLSKLIERAHSQESSIWNVISDPIGYNLAVNNGTLNKLKTFKDLIDELRYEADKKNTPELAETIIKRSGIWGEISSDRTPENISRQENIEELLNGVREFCALREEAGEEQTSLSDFLAEISLATDQDNGDETEQDKVTLMTVHASKGLEFKQVFIVGVEEDLFPSAMSKNSEREIEEERRLLYVAITRAEENCTLTYALSRYRNGQTVSSPPSRFIKDLDSRYVDMPVQTKQESPRETISWNRFPFDAERPRKTSRWNEEDTDRTPAPRPFTAPSPGKRLTKIDSKPTGETHSTTQSTVATAAGQVEIGTFICHARFGNGTVTAIEDTGDNCKITVEFENVGRKQLLLKFAKFTIIE, from the coding sequence GTGGAACAAGATTTTCTGAACAGTCTGAACGACCAGCAACGCGAAGCTGTGCTCTATACCGATGGACCGGAATTGGTTATCGCCGGAGCCGGATCGGGTAAAACAAGAGTACTTACCTACAAAATAGCACACCTGCTGCAAATGGGATATCCACCCTACCGGCTGCTGGCACTCACCTTCACCAACAAAGCGGCCAACGAGATGAAAGAACGCATCGCCGCATTGGTAGGGACAGAGACAGCTCAACGCTTGTGGGCAGGGACGTTTCACTCCATTTTCTCCCGCATACTTCGAGCCAATGCCGACCGGATCGGCTATCGTCACGACTTCACCATCTACGATGCCTCCGATTCCCTGTCGCTTATAAAAAGCATTATCAGAGAACTTCAACTCGACGATAAGACATACAAACCCACAACCGTGCAAGCGATTATTTCCCATGCGAAAAACGCCCTCATCGAACCGCAAGCCTATGCGCGAAACCGGGAACTTATCGAGATGGATACTCGTTCGAAACGACCCCTCATTCACGAAATATACCGTATCTACCGACAACGCTGTTCCGTGTCGGGGGCAATGGATTTCGACGACCTGCTGCTCAATACCAATATACTTTTCAGGGACCACCCCGACGTGCTGCAACACTATCGCGACCTGTTCGCCTACATCTTGGTAGACGAGTATCAAGATACCAATTTCGCCCAACACCTCATTGTCAGCCAGTTGGGAAAAGACCACAACCACATCTGCGTGGTGGGCGACGATGCCCAGAGCATTTACTCGTTCCGGGGAGCGAATATCCACAATATACTCGGACTGAGCAAAGAGTTCCCGGGATTGAAAATATTCAAACTCGAACGAAACTACCGTTCCACACAAAATATCGTCAATGCGGCCAACAGCCTCATCGCCAAGAACAAGGAGCAAATACCCAAACAAGTATTCTCCGAAAAAGAACAAGGAAACAAAGTACAAGTAATAAGTGCCTATTCCGATTTCGAAGAAGGCTTTATCGTCTCGAACCGTATTGCCGAAATGCGCATCACGACTCACTGTGATTACAACGACTTCGCTGTCCTCTACCGTACGAACGCACAGTCCCGTGTATTAGAAGAAGCTCTGCGCAAGCGCAACATACCCTACCGCATCTACGGAGGCATGTCGTTCTACCAAAGGAAAGAAATCAAGGACGCCATCGCCTATTTCAGATTGACGATAAACCCCGATGACGAAGAAGCACTCAAACGAGTCATCAACTATCCCGCACGAGGAATCGGAAATACCACTCTCTCGAAACTCATCGAACGGGCACACTCGCAGGAATCCAGTATATGGAATGTGATTTCCGACCCCATAGGCTACAACTTGGCCGTTAACAACGGCACATTGAACAAGTTGAAAACCTTCAAGGACCTCATAGACGAATTACGCTACGAAGCCGATAAAAAGAACACACCGGAACTGGCGGAAACGATTATCAAGCGGTCGGGTATTTGGGGAGAGATTTCCTCGGATCGTACTCCCGAAAACATCAGCCGGCAAGAGAACATCGAAGAACTTTTGAACGGTGTCCGTGAATTTTGCGCCCTGCGCGAAGAAGCCGGAGAAGAACAAACCTCCCTATCCGATTTCTTAGCCGAAATTTCTTTGGCGACAGATCAAGACAACGGCGATGAAACCGAGCAAGACAAAGTAACCTTGATGACGGTCCATGCATCGAAAGGATTGGAGTTCAAACAAGTTTTCATTGTTGGAGTGGAAGAAGACCTCTTTCCTTCGGCCATGAGTAAAAACAGTGAACGGGAAATCGAAGAAGAACGACGTCTGCTCTATGTGGCCATCACCCGCGCAGAAGAAAACTGCACCCTCACGTATGCCCTCTCCCGCTATCGTAACGGACAAACGGTCTCCTCCCCTCCAAGCCGGTTCATCAAAGACCTCGATTCTCGATACGTCGATATGCCGGTACAAACCAAACAGGAGTCTCCCAGAGAAACCATATCGTGGAACCGATTTCCATTCGATGCGGAAAGACCGCGCAAAACTTCCCGATGGAACGAAGAAGATACGGATCGCACACCTGCACCGAGACCATTCACTGCTCCGTCTCCGGGCAAACGGTTGACCAAGATAGACTCTAAACCCACAGGTGAAACCCATTCTACGACACAATCCACAGTTGCAACCGCTGCCGGGCAAGTAGAAATAGGAACATTCATCTGCCATGCCCGCTTCGGAAACGGAACCGTTACAGCCATAGAAGATACGGGAGACAACTGCAAAATAACCGTCGAATTTGAAAACGTCGGACGCAAACAGCTCCTGCTCAAATTCGCCAAGTTCACAATCATAGAATAA
- a CDS encoding efflux transporter outer membrane subunit produces the protein MCKVFFIRSRLVASVLILLCGGAVYAQQPATRYLSDDIPKAWTPDTLFSQQLPPEDLWWSEFNDACLDTLIQEAVDSNHNLLAAADRIRMARAAWRMEQSGFYPSVNFSAGWTKTRNSGYLGREAADNTYSQYASGDLSVSWEIDLFGSIRQRAKAKKELFRASRDEYNGTMVSLCAQVATAYMTLRTYQQQYIVAESNIQSQRSILHITEVRYETGLASQLDVSQAKTVYFNTKASLPSLEAGIEKQINIIAILLGKYPDELRPMLRTTKPLPDYQRLVGIGIPMNLLRRRPDVRQAERTVASYAASVGAAKSDFMPKLYLNGSIGFASRDMDHFFNKRSVTYQLAPTVSWPLFQGTQRIQALASARAQLDSGIEQYNQTVLTAVQEVENAMNSYTHIVKQISMLKELVAEGEKTLSLSLDLYKRGLSGFQNVLDAQRSLLSYQNSYVSAQGNAINALILLYQSLGGGWIDSSQP, from the coding sequence ATGTGTAAAGTTTTTTTTATTCGAAGTCGGCTTGTTGCGTCGGTATTGATTCTCCTTTGCGGAGGGGCTGTTTATGCCCAGCAACCGGCTACTCGTTATTTGTCTGACGACATACCGAAGGCGTGGACTCCCGATACATTGTTTTCGCAGCAGTTGCCTCCTGAGGATTTATGGTGGAGCGAATTTAACGATGCTTGTCTCGACACGTTGATTCAAGAGGCGGTGGACAGTAACCATAATTTGTTGGCGGCCGCTGATCGCATACGTATGGCCAGAGCGGCTTGGCGTATGGAACAGAGTGGTTTCTATCCGTCGGTGAATTTTTCGGCCGGTTGGACGAAGACCCGTAATAGCGGTTATCTGGGGCGAGAGGCTGCCGATAACACTTATTCCCAATATGCTTCGGGTGATTTGTCGGTGAGTTGGGAAATCGATTTGTTCGGTTCGATACGTCAGAGGGCCAAAGCGAAGAAAGAGTTGTTCCGTGCTTCCCGGGACGAATATAACGGGACGATGGTGTCTCTGTGTGCCCAAGTGGCGACTGCTTATATGACATTGCGCACGTATCAGCAACAGTATATCGTGGCCGAGAGCAATATCCAATCGCAACGGAGTATCCTGCATATTACGGAGGTGAGGTACGAGACCGGATTGGCGTCGCAACTCGACGTTTCGCAAGCCAAGACGGTTTATTTCAATACAAAGGCTTCTTTGCCGTCTCTTGAAGCGGGTATAGAGAAACAGATCAATATTATCGCTATTTTGTTGGGGAAGTATCCCGATGAGTTGCGTCCGATGCTTCGGACGACAAAGCCGTTGCCCGATTATCAGAGGTTAGTGGGTATAGGTATTCCCATGAATTTGCTCCGCCGCCGTCCTGATGTGAGGCAGGCCGAACGGACGGTAGCATCGTATGCGGCTTCGGTGGGTGCAGCCAAGTCTGATTTTATGCCGAAATTGTATTTGAACGGCAGTATCGGATTCGCTTCCAGAGATATGGACCATTTTTTCAATAAGAGGAGTGTGACCTATCAGTTGGCTCCTACGGTCTCGTGGCCTTTGTTTCAAGGGACACAGCGCATACAGGCTTTGGCATCGGCGAGGGCTCAGCTCGATAGCGGCATAGAGCAGTATAACCAAACCGTGTTGACGGCTGTCCAAGAGGTGGAGAATGCCATGAACAGTTATACGCATATCGTCAAACAAATTTCGATGTTGAAAGAGCTGGTGGCCGAGGGTGAAAAGACGTTGTCGCTCTCGCTCGACTTGTATAAGCGAGGCTTGTCGGGGTTCCAAAATGTACTCGATGCGCAGCGCTCATTGCTTTCGTATCAAAATTCTTATGTGTCGGCGCAGGGAAACGCCATCAATGCGCTTATTCTTTTATATCAATCGCTGGGTGGCGGTTGGATAGATTCGAGTCAACCCTAA
- a CDS encoding efflux RND transporter periplasmic adaptor subunit has translation MRRLFSYMPIVAVAVLFSLFSCQSKKGEKQSGDVRLPEISVAYPAVDSVVLIKSYPGYLTSLQTVDLVARVNGYLQQVAYTPGEIVKKGQLLFVIEPSQYEDAVEQAEAALKTAQAQYDYAENNYTRMKEAAQSDAISTIDLIQAESKLEQSRASVRNAEAALSTARIQLGYCYVKAPFEGRISRNLYDVGNYISGSLQSTKLATIYQDKKMYAYFNIEDNQYLKMLLNQSKGKHSVPSDRVEILFQEPTSRSYYGRLDYLSPNVDLSTGTLSIRAEVDNPAGELKSGLYISIRLPYGSREHAILVREASIATDQLGKYMYVVSDSNVVEYRPVETGQLVNDTLRVIDKGISPTDRYVTKALLKVRAGMPVRPVLEKN, from the coding sequence ATGAGACGTTTGTTTTCTTATATGCCGATAGTGGCTGTGGCTGTATTGTTTTCGCTTTTTTCCTGCCAATCGAAAAAGGGGGAGAAGCAAAGTGGCGATGTTCGGCTGCCCGAAATATCGGTGGCTTATCCGGCGGTCGATTCGGTGGTTTTGATAAAGAGTTATCCGGGTTACCTTACTTCGTTACAAACCGTCGATCTGGTGGCTCGTGTAAACGGATATCTGCAACAGGTGGCCTATACGCCGGGTGAGATCGTAAAGAAGGGACAGTTGCTTTTCGTTATCGAACCTTCGCAATACGAGGATGCCGTGGAACAGGCCGAGGCAGCGTTGAAAACGGCTCAGGCACAGTATGATTATGCAGAGAATAATTACACCCGAATGAAAGAGGCGGCGCAAAGCGATGCCATCAGTACGATCGATTTGATACAGGCGGAGTCGAAATTGGAACAAAGTAGGGCCTCTGTTCGGAATGCCGAGGCTGCGTTGTCGACGGCTCGCATACAGTTGGGGTATTGTTATGTGAAAGCCCCGTTCGAGGGCCGGATATCACGCAATTTGTACGATGTGGGTAATTATATCAGCGGGTCTTTGCAATCGACGAAGTTGGCGACTATTTATCAGGATAAGAAAATGTATGCCTATTTCAATATCGAGGATAATCAATATTTGAAAATGTTGCTGAACCAGAGCAAAGGTAAACATTCCGTACCGAGCGACCGTGTGGAGATTCTTTTTCAGGAGCCTACCAGCCGCAGTTATTACGGCAGACTCGATTATTTGTCGCCGAATGTGGACTTGTCGACGGGAACGCTTTCGATACGGGCCGAGGTGGATAATCCTGCCGGCGAGTTGAAGAGTGGTTTGTATATTTCTATCCGGTTGCCGTATGGTAGCCGCGAGCATGCGATATTGGTGAGGGAGGCTTCTATTGCCACAGACCAACTTGGCAAGTATATGTATGTGGTGAGCGATTCTAATGTGGTGGAATATCGCCCTGTGGAGACGGGACAGTTGGTTAACGATACTTTGAGAGTGATCGACAAGGGGATTTCACCTACCGATCGTTATGTTACAAAGGCTTTGTTGAAAGTGAGAGCGGGCATGCCGGTTCGTCCGGTTTTGGAAAAGAATTAA
- a CDS encoding efflux RND transporter permease subunit produces MISKFFINRPIFATVIAIVMVLVGLVTIYTLPVAQFPDITPPTVQVTAVYPGASAETVAKTVGVPIEEQVNGVDGMIYMSSSSSSSGQYTLTVTFEVGTDIDMATVLVQNRVNIAQGNLPEAVIQQGIITKKQSTNIVMFLALESDNPLYNSLYLSNYAKLNITDELSRLPGVGGVTVFGADNYSMRIWLDPELMRIRSLTPADVYSAIQAQNMEVSAGSVGQPPTDTDEAFQFTLVSKGRLSTPEEFGRIIIKSLPGGEYLRLRDIATIDLGSATYHTTSTINGKETAAIAIYQLPGSNSLDVAKAVKAKMMDLSRYFPNDVRYKVVLDTTQFVSASIDEVLVTFVETSLIVMLVILIFLQNFRAMIIPSLTIPVSLIATFAVMKLMGFSINTLTLFGLVLAIAIVVDDAIVVVENSTRLIDTGKYSRKEAVEKAMEEITSPVIGVVLVLLAVFIPTAFIGGITGELYKQFALTIAVATVFSGFNSLTFTPALCALFLQPTREPSFFLYKWFNKGYGATLNGYVKVIGSMLRKPLVSLSAFIVLALVAFYGFAKWPTSFIPQEDQGYFIVSVQLPNAASMERTRKVCDDLNRIIQSYPEVENALNIVGFSALQGGSSSNSATFFVVLKPWDDRKGKEHSVFNVVERLNRDASVLQEAIVFAVNPPAISGLGVSGGLEMQLEDRSNLGAGELESAANALIGNIGSEPALMQINSMFQGNTPQYALNIDRDKVEMQGLTLSSVFSALSYYMGSAYVNDFVEFGRIYQVKLGAQAGARAHIDDVMKLSVRNRDGNMVPFSSFTQVEETMGLNLVSRYNMYSSAALTAIPAPGISSSEGMAAMERLVRNTLGTNFGYSWTGEAYQESQSGSTVGLIFGLAILIVILVLAAQYESWTNPIAVILSLPTAILGTVLGCIVMSLSISIYSQIGLILLIALSAKNAILIIEFAMDYRKQGESIRQSAMEAGRLRLRPILMTSFAFIFGVLPLMFATGAGAESRIALGTAVVFGMAMNTVLGTLFVPNFYELMETVQERWLSKVFKDSGEKGTTNSVD; encoded by the coding sequence ATGATTTCGAAATTTTTTATTAACAGGCCTATTTTCGCTACGGTCATCGCCATTGTTATGGTGCTGGTGGGATTGGTTACCATCTATACGCTCCCGGTCGCCCAGTTTCCCGATATAACACCTCCTACGGTACAGGTGACCGCTGTATATCCCGGGGCGAGTGCCGAGACGGTGGCGAAAACGGTAGGTGTACCTATCGAGGAGCAGGTGAACGGTGTGGACGGAATGATTTATATGAGTTCATCGTCTTCGTCGTCGGGGCAATATACGCTGACCGTTACTTTCGAGGTGGGAACCGATATAGATATGGCGACCGTGTTGGTACAGAACCGGGTGAACATAGCGCAGGGAAATTTACCGGAGGCTGTCATACAACAGGGAATTATCACGAAGAAGCAGTCTACCAACATCGTCATGTTCTTGGCGTTGGAATCGGATAACCCATTGTATAACAGTTTATATCTGTCGAATTATGCCAAGTTGAACATTACCGACGAGTTGTCCCGTTTGCCGGGAGTAGGCGGTGTGACGGTGTTCGGCGCCGATAATTACAGCATGCGTATCTGGCTCGACCCGGAGTTGATGCGTATACGGAGCCTTACGCCGGCCGATGTCTATTCGGCTATTCAGGCACAAAATATGGAGGTGTCGGCCGGTAGTGTGGGACAACCTCCTACGGATACGGACGAGGCTTTCCAGTTTACATTGGTTTCGAAAGGCCGCCTTTCTACGCCGGAGGAGTTCGGACGGATCATCATCAAGTCGTTGCCCGGCGGGGAATATCTGAGGTTGCGCGACATCGCTACCATAGATTTGGGAAGTGCGACTTACCATACGACATCGACTATTAACGGTAAGGAAACGGCGGCTATCGCCATTTATCAGTTGCCGGGGTCTAATTCTCTCGATGTGGCGAAAGCCGTGAAAGCGAAGATGATGGATTTGAGCCGTTATTTCCCGAACGATGTGCGATATAAGGTGGTGCTCGATACGACTCAATTCGTGAGTGCATCTATCGATGAGGTATTGGTTACGTTTGTGGAGACCTCTCTTATCGTGATGCTGGTCATTCTTATTTTCTTACAAAATTTCAGGGCGATGATTATTCCTTCTCTGACCATACCGGTTTCGCTTATCGCAACATTTGCCGTGATGAAGTTGATGGGATTTTCTATCAATACGCTTACTCTTTTCGGCCTTGTTTTGGCGATAGCTATCGTGGTGGACGATGCGATCGTAGTGGTCGAAAATTCGACCCGGCTTATCGATACGGGAAAGTATAGTCGCAAGGAGGCGGTCGAGAAGGCTATGGAGGAGATTACGAGTCCGGTTATCGGCGTGGTATTGGTGTTATTGGCCGTGTTTATCCCGACAGCTTTTATCGGTGGTATCACAGGAGAACTGTATAAACAATTCGCTTTGACGATCGCTGTCGCTACCGTATTCAGCGGGTTCAATTCGCTGACGTTTACTCCGGCTTTGTGCGCATTGTTTCTCCAACCGACCCGCGAACCTTCGTTTTTCTTGTACAAGTGGTTTAATAAGGGATATGGAGCGACTTTGAACGGATATGTGAAAGTTATCGGCTCGATGTTGCGTAAACCTTTGGTGTCGTTGTCGGCTTTTATCGTGTTGGCTTTGGTTGCTTTCTATGGATTTGCCAAGTGGCCGACTTCGTTTATTCCACAGGAAGATCAAGGTTATTTTATCGTGTCGGTGCAGTTGCCCAATGCCGCATCGATGGAACGGACCCGCAAGGTTTGCGATGATTTGAATCGAATTATACAGTCGTACCCCGAAGTGGAAAATGCCTTGAATATCGTGGGCTTTTCGGCGTTACAGGGTGGAAGTTCGTCCAATTCGGCAACGTTTTTCGTGGTGCTGAAACCCTGGGACGACCGGAAGGGGAAAGAACATAGCGTGTTTAATGTGGTGGAGCGGCTGAACCGGGATGCATCTGTTTTGCAAGAGGCTATCGTGTTTGCCGTCAATCCGCCGGCTATCAGCGGACTGGGTGTTTCGGGCGGTCTCGAAATGCAACTCGAAGATCGTAGCAATTTGGGGGCGGGCGAATTGGAATCCGCAGCGAATGCTTTGATCGGTAATATCGGTAGCGAGCCGGCCTTGATGCAGATAAACTCGATGTTTCAAGGGAATACCCCGCAATATGCATTGAATATAGATCGCGATAAGGTGGAGATGCAGGGGCTTACTCTCAGCAGTGTTTTCTCGGCTTTGTCGTATTATATGGGATCGGCTTATGTGAATGATTTCGTGGAGTTCGGCCGTATCTATCAGGTGAAGTTGGGCGCTCAGGCCGGAGCGAGGGCTCATATCGACGATGTGATGAAACTGAGCGTGCGAAACCGGGACGGTAACATGGTTCCGTTTTCTTCGTTTACACAGGTCGAGGAGACGATGGGACTGAATTTAGTAAGCCGGTACAATATGTATTCATCGGCTGCACTCACGGCGATACCGGCTCCGGGGATAAGTTCGTCGGAGGGTATGGCGGCTATGGAGCGATTGGTCCGGAATACACTGGGTACGAATTTCGGATATAGTTGGACGGGGGAGGCTTATCAAGAGAGTCAGAGCGGTTCTACGGTAGGGCTTATCTTCGGACTTGCGATATTGATCGTGATTCTGGTGCTGGCTGCCCAGTACGAAAGTTGGACTAACCCGATAGCCGTGATACTGAGTTTGCCCACTGCCATATTGGGGACGGTGCTGGGGTGTATTGTCATGAGTTTGTCTATCAGTATTTACAGTCAGATAGGGTTGATTTTGCTTATCGCTTTGTCGGCCAAAAATGCTATCCTCATTATCGAGTTTGCCATGGATTACCGCAAGCAGGGCGAGTCTATCCGGCAATCGGCGATGGAGGCGGGGAGGTTACGCCTGCGACCTATCTTGATGACTTCGTTCGCTTTTATCTTCGGGGTTCTTCCGCTGATGTTCGCGACAGGTGCGGGAGCCGAAAGTCGTATAGCTTTGGGTACGGCTGTCGTGTTCGGTATGGCGATGAATACGGTATTGGGTACGTTGTTTGTTCCTAATTTTTATGAATTGATGGAGACTGTTCAAGAGCGCTGGTTGTCGAAGGTATTCAAAGATAGTGGTGAAAAGGGAACGACTAATTCAGTAGATTAG
- a CDS encoding aldehyde dehydrogenase, with translation MMTNDKYTRLVKLQKAFFNEHITREIPFRLCALDRLAEALVSREKQLGEALHADLGKSAFESYATEIGFLLHEIRTTKNHLQSWARDRHRPTPLFLFGSKSRIHYEPYGCTLIIAPWNYPLQLALSPLIGAIAAGNCAIVKPSGEAPRTAAALQELIDECFEEEYIAVTDADRETTELLLQERFDYIFYTGSVEYGRHVMQAASRHLTPVTLELGGKSPCIVDDDADLKAAARRIVWGKFLNCGQTCVAPDYLMVHRKVQDKLTEHIRDEITRQYGENPQQSPDYPRIVNARHFDRLSALLSHGTMLCGGTNDPSDRYMAPTLLTDIPPQSPLLTDEIFGPILPVLPFDDIDDCVEYVNDREKPLALYYFTRSKKRARYMIQHTTSGGACINDTIVQTANGNLPFGGIGNSGMGAYHGRESFETFSHCRSIVNSSLHLYPNFKFPPYADKLKWLKRLMK, from the coding sequence ATGATGACAAATGATAAATACACCCGTTTGGTAAAACTTCAAAAAGCATTCTTCAACGAACACATCACACGAGAAATTCCATTCCGGCTATGTGCTCTCGACCGCTTGGCCGAAGCTCTCGTTAGTCGGGAAAAACAACTCGGTGAAGCCCTGCATGCCGACTTGGGAAAATCTGCATTCGAAAGCTATGCCACCGAAATCGGATTCCTACTTCACGAAATACGGACGACAAAAAATCACTTGCAAAGCTGGGCTCGCGACCGACATCGTCCCACCCCCCTCTTTCTTTTCGGCTCGAAAAGTCGCATTCACTACGAGCCATACGGTTGTACACTCATCATTGCCCCGTGGAATTACCCGCTACAATTAGCTTTATCCCCCCTTATCGGAGCCATAGCGGCCGGTAACTGTGCCATCGTCAAACCATCGGGCGAAGCACCCCGTACGGCAGCCGCTCTGCAAGAACTTATCGACGAATGTTTCGAGGAAGAGTACATCGCCGTTACCGATGCCGATCGGGAAACCACCGAGCTACTCCTGCAAGAACGATTCGATTACATCTTCTACACAGGAAGTGTCGAATACGGGCGTCACGTCATGCAAGCCGCATCTCGCCACCTCACCCCCGTCACACTCGAACTGGGAGGAAAAAGTCCCTGTATCGTCGATGACGATGCCGATTTGAAAGCCGCCGCACGCCGCATCGTATGGGGCAAGTTCCTCAACTGCGGACAAACCTGCGTAGCCCCCGACTACCTCATGGTACATCGCAAAGTCCAAGACAAACTCACAGAACATATTCGTGACGAAATCACCCGTCAATACGGCGAAAATCCACAACAAAGCCCCGATTATCCCCGTATCGTCAATGCTCGGCATTTCGACCGCCTGTCGGCGCTCCTCTCGCACGGCACGATGCTTTGCGGAGGCACAAACGATCCCTCCGACCGATACATGGCCCCCACGCTGCTCACCGACATACCCCCGCAATCCCCCCTGCTCACCGACGAAATCTTCGGCCCCATACTCCCCGTACTCCCGTTCGACGACATCGACGACTGTGTCGAATACGTCAACGACAGGGAAAAACCCCTCGCCCTCTACTACTTTACCCGCAGCAAAAAACGGGCACGCTACATGATACAACACACCACATCGGGCGGAGCCTGTATCAACGACACCATCGTACAAACCGCCAACGGAAACCTCCCCTTCGGAGGAATCGGGAACAGCGGAATGGGAGCCTACCACGGCCGCGAAAGTTTCGAGACATTCAGTCATTGCCGCAGCATCGTCAACTCCTCTCTGCACCTCTATCCCAATTTCAAATTCCCGCCATATGCCGACAAACTCAAATGGCTTAAACGATTGATGAAATAA
- a CDS encoding DUF2971 domain-containing protein, whose product MINNEYLYHFTSSENLIRILETMSLKLSDFKKLNDLNENNIPHYYFINGRRLAQTKNYIKNHCKILCFSQDYLYKHRLLSGINHPRMWAQYAQNSTGACIIINENLFLKQNENILKTTFYKIENIEYTDKLYNISKPNPIYSSPEELLKCHYKDIFYKKHIDWEQEHERRLFILNIPEIQFLSIKNCILYICLGSNFNKYDKLRETIHKLESKCFNQDNHLLFLSQYNMDGNISEGPLVNQLKYSNSKKNE is encoded by the coding sequence ATGATTAATAACGAATACCTCTATCATTTTACATCATCGGAAAACTTAATCCGTATTTTAGAAACCATGAGTTTAAAATTATCCGATTTTAAAAAACTTAACGATTTAAACGAAAATAATATACCACACTACTATTTCATCAACGGACGAAGATTAGCCCAAACGAAGAATTATATAAAGAACCACTGTAAGATACTTTGCTTTTCTCAAGACTACTTGTATAAACATCGACTTCTCAGCGGAATCAACCATCCTCGCATGTGGGCTCAATATGCTCAAAATAGCACCGGAGCTTGTATTATTATAAATGAAAATCTTTTCCTAAAACAAAACGAAAATATCCTAAAAACGACATTCTATAAAATAGAAAATATCGAATATACAGACAAGCTATACAATATATCAAAGCCTAATCCTATATACAGTTCCCCGGAAGAACTTCTAAAATGTCACTACAAAGACATTTTTTATAAAAAACATATTGATTGGGAACAAGAACACGAACGAAGACTTTTTATTTTAAATATACCTGAAATACAATTTTTATCAATAAAAAATTGTATTTTGTACATTTGCTTAGGATCTAATTTTAATAAGTACGATAAATTACGTGAAACAATTCATAAACTCGAATCAAAGTGTTTTAACCAAGACAATCATCTCCTATTTTTGAGTCAATATAATATGGACGGAAATATTTCCGAAGGTCCTTTGGTGAATCAACTAAAATATTCTAATTCAAAAAAAAATGAATAG